In Leptolyngbya sp. O-77, the genomic window GCGGGCAGCGGGTTCTTTGCCCTGCTTGAGAGCCAGTTCTGCGACCCGATGCCAGGTGTCCATATCTTTCTGGGCTACCTGCATTTGTCGCTGGATCTGGTCGCGGGCGATCGCCATATTCCGTCGCGCCTGGTCAAATTGTTGCAACGCCATCGCAGGATCACTCGCCAGCACTGCATCTTCCATCATGCGGCGAGAACTGCGGGGGTTGAGCATGGCGGCATCGAGTCCAAAGGTTGCAAGCTGTTCGCTGACGCTGCGGCCCGTTTTGCACCAGGTCGCAAAGTGTTCGCAATTATTTTCGAGCAAGCTGTACCGCTGTTCGCCCAGGCGACTCTCGGCTCGCTCAATCACGATGTCTGGTAAGTAGCAAACGCTGTACTGCTTGACGAATACCCGGTTGCCCCAGGAAAATGCCGAAAACTCTGTTTGGCGAATCGTCGGCGGCTCGGTGGCTTTGCTGTAGTGGATAACGGTGCCATCGCCGCAGTCAATGCCGTGGTGTTGATATACACCGTCCATACCAGCAAGCGGTCGCATGACGTAGATTTGGTCGCCTCGTGCCATGTTGGGAGTTAGGGATTAGGGGTCAGGGGTCAGGGGTTAGGGGTTAAGGGTTAACAAGAGAAGGCTAGCTTTAAAGACCTGATCCCTGACACCCGATCCCTAGTCCCCGACTCCTGACCCCTCATCAACGGTAGGCAGCCTGGAGACTTTTGACCAGCAGCAGCAGCGAGGCGATCGCCATTAGCCCGCCCCAAAACCAGTAGGGCAACAGCAGGTTTTGAGCGATTTGCCCAGAGTCCGACAGGAGGACTTGCCCGCCGATATTGGCTTGGCGGGTGAACAGATAATCCATCTGGTGGTAGGTGCTGACGCACGCCTGCACACCCAGAAATTGGATCGCGAAGACCTGGAGCCAGGGATAGCTGGAGAGGGCGATCGCCAACACTGCCGCCCCCAGCAGCGGCACGGCCACCAGCCCAAAGAGCGATCGCACCCAGATGAGCGCCGACCCAATCAGCATTGCCCCCAGAAACAGCAGCGCATAGCGGGCCATCTGCCGACTGCGCGATGCCAGAATAAACAGCGCTCCGGCGATTGGCGGCCCCATCGGCCCGGCCGCCGCCACCAGCGCCCGACCAATCGGCCCCAAAAATAACCCGCCGCTGTGAACCGCAAAACCAGAGCCATTGGGAAACATCTGCAACTGGCGGAAATTGCCGCCC contains:
- a CDS encoding lecithin retinol acyltransferase family protein encodes the protein MARGDQIYVMRPLAGMDGVYQHHGIDCGDGTVIHYSKATEPPTIRQTEFSAFSWGNRVFVKQYSVCYLPDIVIERAESRLGEQRYSLLENNCEHFATWCKTGRSVSEQLATFGLDAAMLNPRSSRRMMEDAVLASDPAMALQQFDQARRNMAIARDQIQRQMQVAQKDMDTWHRVAELALKQGKEPAARAALERKVAAKRELTDYQTQLDQLDTLAIDLERNAAALHQRIALSTSPEHQDWG
- a CDS encoding M50 family metallopeptidase, with amino-acid sequence MTNRWNKDNPFDDPQLWDASKSKADRVGLTWLVAAAIATSLLWQLPIGNYILYPFSILATWFHEMGHGLMAMLLGGNFRQLQMFPNGSGFAVHSGGLFLGPIGRALVAAAGPMGPPIAGALFILASRSRQMARYALLFLGAMLIGSALIWVRSLFGLVAVPLLGAAVLAIALSSYPWLQVFAIQFLGVQACVSTYHQMDYLFTRQANIGGQVLLSDSGQIAQNLLLPYWFWGGLMAIASLLLLVKSLQAAYR